Proteins encoded together in one Dechloromonas sp. HYN0024 window:
- a CDS encoding sensor domain-containing diguanylate cyclase: MTAWLGAIAFVTHMLMLAEISRWESHFDEDVRLIVSDVKQKLDTNEAVLAGFSAFLQAVDRSDTDSAMKYAAAATAAYPHIYMIEVARRVALSEELQFQGTLRQTWRSDFSIKDFSELTGRPFQDDSQKNITWPILFMYPALPEAQAIYGLRLETVDYLSRTMALAHRNIKPVVSPVFSMYEGDGAYILLQEVSRKAGKAGTDLNFFGDTMVALLLIKTRSLVPARSREGDHEQISFAAIITPPGNPQSQLFAHQAAEAGLLDRLMLPRFSRQLRIDNVSQPTVMTFERQLLWRDFFHAEQLLVLLLLGAALIVVPWVTVRHYLSLDQAEIEQERSAYLATHDLLTGLPNRFLFTDRFEHAFRNWQRNGNAFALLLADLDHFKEINDRYGHDVGDQVLTACATRMADELRACDTVARYGGDEFVILLANILNIEDAENVGRKLLAAISAPIETTAGPLDLSCSIGIAICPTHGISLDTLRKLADQAMYQAKDQGRNAVSVFAGVPG, translated from the coding sequence ATGACTGCCTGGCTTGGTGCCATCGCCTTCGTCACGCACATGCTGATGTTGGCGGAAATCAGCCGATGGGAAAGCCATTTCGACGAAGATGTCCGGCTCATCGTCAGTGACGTCAAGCAGAAGCTGGATACCAACGAAGCTGTTCTCGCCGGATTTTCAGCATTCCTGCAGGCAGTCGATCGCAGCGATACCGACTCGGCAATGAAGTACGCTGCCGCAGCCACTGCGGCCTATCCTCACATCTACATGATCGAAGTTGCCCGTCGGGTAGCCCTCTCGGAAGAACTCCAATTCCAAGGTACGCTACGCCAAACTTGGCGTTCCGATTTTTCGATCAAGGATTTCTCCGAACTCACCGGCAGACCGTTTCAGGATGACAGCCAAAAGAATATAACGTGGCCCATCCTCTTCATGTATCCGGCGCTGCCCGAAGCCCAGGCAATTTACGGATTGCGCCTCGAAACAGTCGACTATTTGTCGCGCACTATGGCTCTGGCCCACCGCAACATCAAGCCGGTGGTTTCGCCGGTATTCAGCATGTACGAAGGCGATGGTGCCTATATCCTGCTGCAGGAAGTCAGTCGGAAAGCTGGGAAAGCCGGGACAGACCTCAATTTCTTCGGCGATACCATGGTCGCCCTGCTGCTGATCAAGACCCGGTCCCTGGTCCCCGCCAGAAGCAGGGAGGGCGATCACGAGCAAATCAGCTTTGCGGCAATCATCACGCCGCCCGGCAATCCCCAGAGCCAGCTTTTCGCCCACCAGGCTGCCGAAGCAGGCCTCCTCGACAGGCTGATGTTGCCTCGATTTTCGCGGCAGCTACGCATCGACAATGTTTCGCAGCCGACGGTGATGACCTTCGAGCGTCAATTATTGTGGCGCGATTTTTTTCATGCCGAGCAGCTTCTCGTCCTGCTTCTGCTCGGCGCAGCCCTGATTGTCGTTCCCTGGGTCACCGTTCGCCACTACCTGAGTCTCGATCAGGCCGAGATCGAACAGGAGCGTTCAGCCTATCTGGCCACCCACGATCTCCTGACCGGCCTGCCCAATCGCTTTCTGTTTACTGATCGATTTGAGCATGCCTTCCGCAACTGGCAGCGAAATGGCAATGCCTTTGCCTTGCTGCTGGCTGATCTCGATCACTTCAAGGAAATCAATGATCGTTATGGCCACGATGTGGGCGATCAGGTCCTGACCGCCTGTGCCACCCGCATGGCGGATGAACTGCGCGCCTGTGACACGGTTGCCCGCTACGGCGGCGACGAATTTGTCATCCTGCTGGCCAACATCCTGAACATTGAGGATGCCGAAAACGTCGGCAGGAAGCTGCTGGCTGCCATTTCAGCCCCTATCGAAACAACGGCCGGGCCTCTCGACCTGTCTTGCAGTATCGGCATCGCCATTTGTCCGACGCATGGCATCAGCCTGGATACCCTGCGCAAACTGGCTGATCAGGCCATGTACCAGGCCAAAGATCAGGGACGCAATGCGGTTTCGGTGTTTGCCGGGGTGCCCGGCTGA